A genomic region of Mycobacterium sp. Aquia_213 contains the following coding sequences:
- a CDS encoding cation:proton antiporter: MQGFGFQTLALLTAIGFAGPLLAALPRLRIPVIVGELIAGLVVGKTGLGVIDAANPTLQLLANIGFALVMFVVGTHVPIRGHEMRSALPLAMARVLLGGTVAVALAVGLAAEFGTGHAALYAVLMASSSAALALPVIDSLRLQGPQVLSVTAQIAVADAACIVLLPLVIDVRSAPAAALGALAVAGCAAILFVLLSAIDRRGWRARVHAYSENRRFALELRTSLIVLFALAALAVSTHVSVMLAGFAVGLVIAAVGEPRRLARQLFGITEGFFSPLFFVWLGASLQVRELAAHPKLILLGVSLGLGAVLVHSAGKLLGQPVTLAVLSAAQLGVPVAAATIGTEEHLLVAGEASALMFGALLTIACASIAGAVAARGQSAAAADKSVHTDRPT, translated from the coding sequence GTGCAGGGGTTCGGTTTCCAAACACTGGCGCTGCTGACGGCAATAGGTTTCGCCGGCCCGTTGCTTGCGGCGTTGCCGCGCTTGCGGATTCCGGTGATAGTCGGTGAGCTGATCGCAGGACTCGTCGTCGGTAAGACCGGCCTCGGCGTCATCGATGCCGCCAACCCGACGCTCCAATTGCTCGCGAATATCGGCTTCGCGCTGGTGATGTTCGTGGTGGGTACGCATGTACCGATCCGCGGCCACGAGATGCGCTCGGCGCTGCCGCTGGCAATGGCGCGGGTGCTTCTGGGCGGTACCGTCGCGGTCGCTCTTGCTGTTGGCCTGGCGGCGGAGTTCGGCACCGGCCACGCGGCGCTTTACGCGGTGCTGATGGCCTCTTCGTCCGCGGCACTGGCATTGCCGGTGATCGATTCGCTGCGGCTGCAGGGACCGCAGGTGCTCTCCGTGACCGCACAGATCGCTGTCGCTGATGCTGCGTGTATTGTGTTGCTGCCGTTGGTGATCGACGTGCGGAGCGCGCCGGCGGCAGCGCTGGGTGCGTTGGCGGTCGCGGGGTGCGCAGCGATTCTTTTTGTACTGCTGAGCGCGATCGACCGCAGGGGCTGGCGTGCGCGCGTTCACGCGTATTCCGAAAATCGTCGGTTTGCCCTGGAATTGCGGACCAGCCTGATCGTGCTGTTTGCACTGGCGGCGCTGGCCGTCAGCACCCACGTATCGGTCATGCTGGCGGGCTTCGCGGTGGGTTTGGTGATCGCGGCGGTCGGGGAACCGCGAAGGCTGGCGCGTCAGCTGTTCGGCATCACCGAAGGTTTCTTCAGCCCGCTGTTCTTCGTTTGGCTTGGCGCCTCGCTGCAGGTACGCGAGTTGGCTGCGCACCCGAAACTCATTCTGTTAGGGGTAAGCCTGGGGCTGGGTGCTGTGCTGGTGCATAGCGCGGGGAAGTTACTCGGCCAGCCGGTGACGCTGGCGGTGCTGTCGGCCGCGCAGCTCGGCGTGCCGGTGGCCGCGGCCACGATCGGCACCGAGGAACACCTCCTCGTCGCGGGGGAAGCATCGGCGTTGATGTTCGGCGCCTTGCTGACGATCGCCTGCGCATCGATCGCGGGCGCCGTGGCGGCGCGTGGCCAGAGCGCCGCAGCAGCAGACAAATCCGTTCACACGGACCGGCCCACATAA
- a CDS encoding heavy metal translocating P-type ATPase has protein sequence MVGDTEPVAGRWNARVRSLIEPALVVFTVGALAAGGIAWLGDWRGVANGFWIAGTVLAVVPALVWVLVALRRGRVGVDVIAVLSLVGTLLVGEYLAGALIAVMLAGGRALDSAAEHRASRDLRALLERAPRFARRRIGTQVGVIPLADVLANDLLVVGPGEVVPVDGRVADVVAILDESVLTGESLQVERDVGEPVRSGVVNAGSAFELRATATADESTYAGIVRLARQAGAENAPIVRLADRYAAWFLPLALVLAGAAWLASGSAVRAVAVLVVATPCPLLLAAPVAIVSGLSRASRAGVVVRGGGALENLGHATTLVMDKTGTLTMGRPVVVDVVAAPGRDTTAMLRLTASVDQLSPHVLAEAIVTEALSRGLQLSLPTDVVEEPGRGVTATVDGRRVTVGKLPADAVTGAWARAAVNRARLDGAAIAWVCVEGAPVGAVLLRDPLRRQAPRTVRRLREAGLNRLIMLTGDRAEPAREVATVLGLDAVYADQTPADKFAAVRTETERAVTVMVGDGVNDAPALAAATVGVAMGARGATASSEAADVVLTTDRLDRLADAMDIARWSRRIAVQSVVVGMTLSLLAMVIAAFGWLPPAAGALLQEGIDVAVILNALRALRGNPATEVQLAAGTEQMLHRFAAQHDELRDAIGLLRDSADRLAAGPDAAALQSLAAAHALLTERILPHERAEEAQLYPALARPLGSGEATATMSRMHAEIQRLADRIATHLAVAQSAGAIQPDQAEDLLACLYGLYALLRLHFVQEEESYFVLAEDDKTWHPRKRPEITA, from the coding sequence ATGGTTGGCGACACGGAACCTGTGGCCGGTCGCTGGAATGCGCGGGTGCGCTCGCTCATCGAACCGGCCCTGGTGGTGTTTACGGTGGGTGCGTTGGCCGCCGGTGGGATCGCCTGGCTGGGCGATTGGCGCGGCGTGGCCAACGGCTTTTGGATCGCCGGCACGGTCCTCGCGGTGGTGCCGGCGTTGGTGTGGGTACTGGTGGCGTTGCGCCGGGGCCGGGTCGGCGTAGACGTCATCGCGGTGCTATCGCTAGTCGGCACCCTGCTGGTCGGCGAGTACCTGGCTGGCGCATTGATCGCGGTGATGCTGGCAGGTGGCCGTGCGCTGGACTCGGCGGCCGAACACCGTGCGTCACGTGATCTGCGGGCGTTGCTCGAGCGTGCGCCACGGTTCGCTCGACGACGGATCGGAACGCAGGTCGGCGTGATCCCGCTGGCTGACGTGCTCGCCAACGACTTACTGGTCGTCGGCCCCGGCGAGGTGGTGCCGGTGGACGGACGCGTCGCCGATGTGGTGGCAATACTCGATGAGTCCGTGCTGACTGGCGAGTCGCTGCAAGTGGAACGCGATGTCGGCGAACCGGTCCGCAGTGGTGTGGTCAATGCCGGCAGCGCCTTTGAGCTGCGTGCCACCGCAACAGCCGACGAGAGCACGTATGCCGGCATTGTGCGATTGGCTCGGCAGGCCGGTGCGGAGAATGCGCCGATCGTGCGGTTGGCCGACCGTTACGCGGCGTGGTTTCTGCCGCTGGCGCTGGTGCTGGCCGGAGCGGCGTGGCTCGCCAGCGGGTCAGCGGTGCGAGCCGTGGCGGTGCTGGTGGTGGCGACCCCATGTCCGTTGCTGCTGGCTGCGCCGGTGGCCATTGTCTCCGGCTTGTCGCGGGCATCCCGTGCCGGAGTGGTGGTCCGCGGCGGAGGCGCATTGGAAAACCTCGGGCATGCAACGACTTTGGTGATGGACAAGACCGGAACGTTGACGATGGGGCGCCCGGTGGTCGTCGACGTGGTGGCCGCGCCGGGCCGCGACACGACTGCGATGCTGCGGCTGACCGCATCGGTGGACCAGCTTTCGCCGCACGTACTCGCCGAGGCCATTGTCACTGAAGCACTTAGCCGGGGTTTGCAGCTGTCACTACCCACCGATGTGGTCGAAGAGCCCGGCCGCGGCGTCACCGCCACCGTCGATGGGCGTCGGGTCACAGTCGGCAAGCTGCCGGCCGACGCGGTGACCGGCGCGTGGGCGCGAGCAGCGGTCAATCGCGCCCGCCTGGACGGCGCAGCGATCGCCTGGGTCTGCGTCGAGGGCGCGCCAGTGGGTGCGGTGTTGTTGCGGGACCCGTTGCGCCGCCAGGCGCCGCGCACGGTGCGGCGGCTGCGCGAGGCGGGACTGAACCGGTTGATTATGCTCACCGGCGACCGCGCCGAGCCGGCCCGTGAGGTCGCCACCGTCTTGGGATTGGACGCGGTCTATGCCGACCAGACCCCGGCTGACAAATTCGCCGCGGTGCGCACCGAAACCGAACGGGCGGTGACAGTAATGGTGGGTGATGGCGTCAACGACGCCCCCGCGCTGGCGGCGGCCACGGTCGGTGTGGCGATGGGCGCACGTGGAGCCACGGCATCCTCGGAAGCCGCTGATGTGGTGTTGACCACTGATCGGCTCGACCGATTGGCCGATGCGATGGATATTGCCCGTTGGTCACGGCGCATCGCGGTGCAAAGCGTCGTCGTCGGCATGACCCTGTCGCTGCTGGCCATGGTGATCGCCGCGTTTGGCTGGTTACCGCCCGCCGCGGGTGCGCTGCTGCAAGAGGGTATTGACGTCGCCGTGATCCTCAATGCGCTGCGGGCCTTGCGCGGGAATCCGGCCACCGAGGTGCAGCTGGCCGCAGGCACCGAGCAGATGCTGCACCGCTTCGCCGCCCAACATGACGAACTGCGCGACGCCATCGGACTGTTGCGTGACAGCGCTGATCGGCTGGCCGCCGGCCCGGATGCTGCCGCGCTGCAGTCGCTGGCCGCGGCGCATGCCTTGCTGACCGAGCGGATTCTGCCGCACGAACGGGCTGAGGAAGCTCAGCTCTACCCGGCGCTGGCCCGCCCCCTGGGTAGCGGCGAGGCCACCGCCACGATGAGCCGGATGCATGCCGAGATTCAGCGGCTAGCCGATCGCATCGCCACGCACCTGGCCGTGGCACAGTCGGCCGGGGCGATACAGCCCGATCAAGCCGAGGACTTACTGGCATGCCTATATGGGCTATATGCACTGTTGCGGCTGCACTTCGTTCAGGAAGAAGAAAGCTACTTCGTTCTCGCCGAGGACGATAAAACATGGCACCCGAGAAAGCGACCCGAAATCACGGCCTAA
- a CDS encoding Acg family FMN-binding oxidoreductase yields MNVHFPDAGTIRTVLALASRAPSVHNTQPWRWLVGAQSLHLYSDAERQLPNIDPDGRDLILSCGAALNHCVVAFAAVGWRAKVNRLPNPADPTHLAAIELSRSTADPVDIALAAAIPRRRTDRRHYSAWPVPIGDIGVMAARAARNGVTLCEVEDTDKLHKIVTQSVWDHMTHDYLVELTEWSGRYASVAGVPARNTPKSDPRAKIPSRLFAGPALAMPSGSSPAEDNAVVLALGTRDDDKLAQLRAGEATSIVLLTATSMGLASCPVTEPLEVAETREAVHSEIFGSSNYPQMLLRVGWAPINADPLPSTPRRELSEFVEWMADREESVGE; encoded by the coding sequence ATGAACGTGCACTTTCCCGACGCGGGCACAATCCGGACGGTGTTGGCTCTGGCGTCTCGAGCTCCCTCCGTCCATAACACTCAACCGTGGCGGTGGCTGGTGGGTGCGCAGAGCCTGCACCTCTACTCCGACGCGGAGCGGCAGCTGCCCAACATCGATCCCGATGGCCGAGACTTGATCTTGAGTTGTGGTGCGGCGCTCAATCATTGCGTGGTTGCTTTCGCAGCGGTTGGATGGCGAGCGAAGGTGAACCGCCTCCCAAATCCCGCTGACCCCACACACCTTGCGGCGATCGAATTGTCACGCTCGACCGCTGATCCCGTCGATATAGCGCTGGCCGCGGCGATCCCGCGGCGGCGGACCGACCGGCGCCACTACAGTGCCTGGCCGGTACCGATAGGCGATATCGGTGTGATGGCCGCGCGAGCTGCTCGAAACGGCGTAACGCTGTGCGAAGTCGAAGATACCGATAAGTTGCATAAGATTGTGACTCAATCAGTTTGGGATCACATGACTCATGACTATCTTGTCGAGCTCACCGAGTGGAGCGGACGCTATGCCTCGGTGGCCGGTGTGCCGGCGCGCAATACACCAAAATCCGACCCAAGGGCGAAGATTCCGAGTCGGCTCTTTGCCGGTCCGGCGCTGGCGATGCCATCGGGCTCGTCGCCTGCCGAGGACAACGCCGTCGTGCTTGCGTTGGGAACTCGTGACGATGACAAGTTGGCCCAGTTACGCGCCGGTGAGGCCACTAGCATCGTGCTCCTCACCGCCACATCGATGGGTTTGGCGAGTTGCCCGGTCACCGAACCGCTGGAGGTCGCCGAAACACGCGAGGCCGTGCACTCCGAAATCTTCGGGAGTAGCAACTATCCGCAGATGCTGTTGCGGGTTGGTTGGGCGCCGATCAACGCGGACCCATTGCCGTCGACACCGCGACGCGAACTCTCCGAATTCGTCGAGTGGATGGCGGATCGCGAAGAAAGCGTCGGCGAATAG
- a CDS encoding DUF302 domain-containing protein produces the protein MGVALLANLAAEFEDAVACTREALVEHGFGVLTEIDMKATLQAKLGVEMDDYLILGACNPALAYRAITVDLEIGLLLPCNVVVRADPDNPGTVIVQAMDPGILLEVTGEPALIAIADEVTALLSAAIGSLDAGGVKRQFPSQ, from the coding sequence ATGGGCGTTGCACTATTGGCGAACTTGGCAGCCGAGTTCGAAGATGCGGTCGCGTGCACTCGAGAAGCCCTTGTCGAACACGGGTTTGGCGTGCTTACCGAGATCGACATGAAAGCAACACTCCAGGCCAAGCTCGGCGTCGAGATGGACGATTACCTGATCCTGGGTGCTTGTAATCCTGCCTTGGCGTACCGAGCAATCACCGTGGACCTAGAGATCGGGCTGCTCCTCCCATGCAACGTGGTGGTACGCGCCGACCCCGACAACCCGGGCACGGTGATCGTTCAGGCAATGGATCCGGGTATCTTGCTCGAGGTAACCGGAGAGCCAGCCCTTATCGCGATCGCTGATGAAGTCACCGCACTGCTAAGTGCCGCGATCGGCTCACTGGACGCCGGTGGAGTCAAACGCCAGTTCCCGTCTCAATAA
- a CDS encoding AMP-dependent synthetase/ligase, producing the protein MKTSLTSLERPDFTKIENRAPSVARMFLDRVAATPYTEAFRYPHDHGWESVTWQQVAERVHHIAAGLISLEIAPEDRVALASSTRYEWVLADFAVMCAGAATTTVYPTTMAADAAYIVSNSGSRVAIAEDQNQLDKLLEHRADLPDVRKVVMIDGNGDGDWVISLCELEQLGKQLLADSPSAVEDRVATVGPDQLASLIYTSGTTGRPKGVRLTHGAWTYTAAAIDALDILGPEDLNFLWLPLAHAFGKVMLALPLQIGFPTAIDGRVDRIVDNLAALRPTIMGAAPRIFEKAHARIEGMVAEQGRLKKTLFDLAIGIGVRVSEARQAGKNPSLASLLAYKLADRLVFSTIRERFGGRLRFFVSAAAALDRNVAQWFDAVGIIILEGYGLTETAAASFINRPNAYRFGTVGWPFPATEAKIADDGEILIRGPGLMTAYHDLPDATAEALDEDGWFHTGDVGEIDSDGYLRITDRKKDIFKTSQGKYAAPSAIDAKFRGLCPYVSELLVYGEAKPYCVALVSLDSEAIVDWAGQHGLAGMSFTEVARDEKTQDLIADYIDALNMKLNRWEQIKRFTIIDRELSVEAGDLTPSMKLRRKVVIEKFADRLSALYEQ; encoded by the coding sequence ATGAAAACATCACTCACCTCATTGGAGAGGCCCGACTTCACTAAAATCGAGAATCGCGCGCCGTCGGTGGCACGGATGTTCCTCGACCGCGTTGCCGCCACCCCGTATACGGAAGCTTTTCGTTATCCACACGACCACGGCTGGGAGAGCGTGACCTGGCAGCAGGTCGCCGAACGCGTGCACCACATCGCCGCCGGGCTGATCTCACTGGAAATCGCCCCGGAGGATCGGGTCGCGCTCGCATCGTCGACGCGCTATGAGTGGGTACTCGCGGATTTCGCCGTGATGTGCGCCGGCGCCGCGACCACCACGGTGTACCCGACGACCATGGCCGCCGATGCCGCGTACATCGTGTCCAATTCCGGAAGCCGGGTGGCGATCGCCGAGGATCAAAACCAGCTCGACAAGCTGCTAGAGCACCGTGCCGATCTGCCCGATGTGAGGAAGGTCGTCATGATCGACGGCAACGGCGACGGAGACTGGGTGATATCCCTTTGCGAGCTGGAGCAGTTGGGTAAGCAACTACTCGCCGACTCGCCGAGCGCCGTCGAGGATAGGGTCGCTACCGTCGGCCCGGACCAACTCGCCAGCCTCATCTACACCTCCGGCACCACCGGGCGGCCGAAGGGCGTGCGGCTGACCCACGGAGCGTGGACGTACACCGCCGCGGCGATTGACGCGCTCGACATCCTCGGCCCCGAAGACCTGAACTTCCTGTGGCTGCCGCTGGCACACGCATTCGGCAAAGTGATGCTGGCACTGCCGCTGCAGATCGGCTTTCCCACCGCTATCGACGGCCGCGTCGACAGGATTGTCGACAACCTGGCGGCCCTGCGTCCCACCATCATGGGTGCAGCACCGCGCATTTTCGAAAAGGCACACGCCCGCATCGAGGGAATGGTGGCCGAGCAGGGCAGGCTCAAGAAAACGTTGTTCGACTTGGCAATCGGGATCGGCGTGCGCGTGTCAGAAGCCCGGCAAGCCGGAAAGAACCCTTCGTTGGCGTCGTTGCTGGCCTACAAGCTCGCCGACCGGCTGGTGTTCTCCACCATTCGCGAGCGCTTCGGTGGCCGGTTGCGGTTCTTCGTCTCGGCGGCCGCCGCCCTGGACCGTAACGTCGCGCAATGGTTCGACGCCGTCGGCATCATCATCCTTGAGGGCTACGGCCTGACCGAGACTGCTGCCGCATCATTTATCAACCGCCCCAACGCATACAGATTCGGAACGGTCGGCTGGCCGTTCCCCGCCACCGAGGCAAAGATTGCCGACGACGGCGAGATCTTGATCCGGGGACCTGGTTTGATGACCGCCTACCACGATCTGCCGGACGCCACCGCCGAGGCACTCGACGAGGACGGTTGGTTCCACACCGGCGACGTCGGAGAGATTGACTCCGACGGCTATCTGCGGATCACCGACCGCAAGAAGGACATATTCAAGACCTCGCAGGGTAAGTACGCAGCGCCATCGGCGATCGACGCGAAATTCAGGGGCCTCTGTCCTTATGTGAGCGAGCTTCTCGTCTACGGGGAGGCAAAGCCCTACTGCGTGGCGCTGGTCAGCCTTGACAGCGAGGCGATCGTCGATTGGGCCGGTCAGCATGGTTTGGCGGGCATGTCGTTCACCGAAGTAGCGCGCGATGAGAAGACGCAGGATCTGATCGCCGACTACATCGATGCCTTGAATATGAAACTGAATCGCTGGGAACAGATCAAGAGATTCACGATCATCGACCGCGAACTCTCCGTCGAAGCCGGCGACCTGACACCGAGCATGAAACTTCGCCGGAAGGTAGTCATCGAAAAGTTCGCGGACCGGCTCTCCGCTCTCTACGAACAGTGA
- a CDS encoding GNAT family N-acetyltransferase, which translates to MFADIPSADLAALADNLVPLHTAAGEVLMRQGERAVSFAIIASGRVEIRHVGMDGQIAVTQLSPGTIVGEIALLRNASRTATVVAKDDVRGYVGYDGAFECMLAMPVVADRMVRTARQRLAAYIAPIPVSANDGARLMLRPVLPGDAVRFKSNGAFSRETLYRRYQGSAPTEARLAYLFEVDYVDHFVWVVTDGVDGPVIADARFIRDKSDLASAEVALTVADAYQGRGIGTLLLGALAVAARIDGIERFHGRVLSDNPPARALGDKVNAHWEQEEPGVVVTRGEIPAPDDLPLDHDTRRLIQQVARQVIRAFD; encoded by the coding sequence ATGTTCGCCGATATCCCCAGTGCGGACCTTGCGGCATTGGCTGACAACCTGGTGCCCCTGCATACGGCCGCCGGCGAGGTCCTGATGCGGCAGGGTGAGCGAGCGGTGTCGTTTGCGATTATCGCGTCGGGTCGAGTCGAGATCAGGCATGTCGGCATGGATGGGCAGATTGCGGTGACCCAGTTGTCGCCAGGGACGATTGTCGGTGAAATTGCTTTGCTGCGAAACGCATCGAGAACGGCGACGGTGGTCGCGAAAGATGACGTGCGCGGCTACGTCGGATACGACGGCGCCTTCGAGTGCATGCTGGCCATGCCGGTCGTCGCGGACCGGATGGTCCGTACCGCGCGGCAGCGGTTGGCCGCATACATCGCCCCGATACCGGTATCGGCCAATGACGGTGCACGGCTAATGCTGCGTCCAGTCCTGCCCGGTGATGCCGTGCGGTTCAAGAGCAACGGAGCCTTCTCGCGCGAGACGCTGTACCGGCGATACCAGGGTAGTGCTCCGACCGAGGCACGGTTGGCGTACCTGTTCGAGGTCGATTACGTCGACCACTTCGTCTGGGTCGTTACCGACGGCGTGGACGGGCCGGTCATCGCCGACGCACGCTTCATCCGGGATAAAAGCGACCTCGCCTCGGCGGAGGTCGCGCTCACCGTGGCGGACGCCTACCAGGGCCGCGGGATAGGAACACTGCTACTCGGTGCGCTAGCGGTCGCTGCGCGCATCGACGGCATCGAGCGGTTTCACGGCCGGGTGCTTTCCGACAACCCGCCCGCGCGCGCATTGGGCGACAAGGTCAACGCCCACTGGGAGCAGGAGGAACCCGGAGTGGTCGTTACGAGGGGGGAGATCCCTGCCCCCGATGACCTACCCCTCGATCACGACACGCGCCGACTCATCCAGCAGGTAGCCCGCCAGGTGATCCGTGCGTTCGATTGA
- a CDS encoding SPFH domain-containing protein, with the protein MILLVSGFVVVVLLTIASIRVVEQYERGVHFRLGRVIGVREPGLRLIIPLIDHLWRVSMRIVTMPIQSQGIITRDNVSVDIAAYFRVVDARKSVVVIENVNSAINQIAQTTLRNVVGQHSLDEVLAQTEKINGSIRQILDTTTVDWGVEVTLVELKDIQLPDSMKRAMAREAEAEREKRAKIIAAEGEARAAAALGDASDTMMQHPLALQLRNLQTLAELGVEKNTTVVFPAPLMSAIGELTGFLNRESNASRSTQPNGQLDEKLVHAATLS; encoded by the coding sequence ATAATTCTGTTGGTTTCCGGGTTTGTCGTGGTGGTGCTGTTGACGATTGCCTCAATCAGGGTGGTGGAGCAGTATGAGCGCGGTGTGCACTTTCGGCTTGGCCGAGTCATTGGGGTTCGCGAACCCGGGCTGCGATTGATCATTCCGCTCATCGACCATCTGTGGCGGGTTTCGATGCGCATCGTGACCATGCCCATTCAGTCGCAGGGCATCATCACCCGTGACAACGTCAGCGTGGACATCGCTGCCTACTTCCGCGTTGTCGATGCGCGCAAATCCGTCGTCGTCATCGAGAACGTCAATTCCGCCATCAATCAAATCGCACAGACCACCCTGCGCAACGTTGTCGGGCAACATTCCCTCGATGAAGTGCTCGCCCAGACCGAGAAGATCAACGGCAGCATCCGCCAGATCCTCGATACCACCACCGTGGATTGGGGCGTGGAGGTTACCTTGGTCGAGCTCAAGGACATCCAGCTTCCGGACAGTATGAAACGTGCAATGGCCCGCGAGGCCGAAGCAGAGCGAGAGAAGAGAGCCAAAATCATTGCTGCAGAGGGGGAAGCGCGTGCGGCCGCAGCTCTCGGCGATGCGTCCGACACCATGATGCAGCACCCGCTGGCCTTGCAGCTGAGAAACCTGCAGACCCTGGCAGAACTCGGTGTCGAGAAAAACACCACCGTCGTGTTCCCTGCCCCATTGATGAGCGCGATCGGAGAACTCACCGGCTTCCTGAACCGAGAGTCGAACGCTTCGAGGTCCACCCAG